In Toxotes jaculatrix isolate fToxJac2 chromosome 12, fToxJac2.pri, whole genome shotgun sequence, the following are encoded in one genomic region:
- the gabrb4 gene encoding gamma-aminobutyric acid receptor subunit beta-4 isoform X4, translating into MSVAKTTVDKLLKGYDIRLRPDFGGPPVIVGMSINIASIDSISEVNMDYTITMYFQQSWRDKRLAYGELNLNLTLDNRVADQLWLPDTYFLNDKKSFLHGVTVKNRMIRLHPDGTVLYGLRITTTAACMMDLRRYPLDEQNCTLEIESYGYTTDDIVFFWQGGDNAVTGVDKLELPQFSIVDIRLVSREVRFTTGSYPRLSLSFRIKRNIGYFILQTYMPSILITILSWVSFWINYDASAARVALGVTTVLTMTTINTHLRETLPKIPYVKAIDVYLMGCFVFVFLALLEYAFVNYVFFGRGPAQQKKINERLNKTNNERTRYEEKRLREQVCNFVDAYGNILLTTLEMNNEVMPSDVGSSVSDSRNSVMSFDSSGVQFRKPMAPRDGFSHHSLDRSAMRSRANCRLRRRSSKLKLKIPNLSDVSTIDKWSRVIFPITFGFFNLIYWLYYVN; encoded by the exons GTCCTCCAGTCATCGTAGGAATGAGCATCAACATAGCGAGCATCGACTCCATCTCAGAAGTAAACATG GACTACACCATCACAATGTATTTCCAGCAGAGCTGGCGAGATAAGCGTTTGGCCTATGGTGAGCTGAACCTAAACCTGACTCTGGATAACCGTGTAGCAGACCAGCTTTGGCTCCCTGACACCTACTTCCTTAATGACAAGAAGTCCTTTCTTCACGGCGTGACAGTAAAAAACCGTATGATCCGACTGCACCCTGATGGCACTGTCTTATACGGGCTGAG AATAACCACCACTGCAGCTTGCATGATGGACTTGAGGAGGTACCCCCTTGATGAACAGAACTGCACCCTGGAAATTGAAAGCT ACGGATATACCACAGATGACATCGTATTCTTCTGGCAAGGAGGAGACAATGCTGTGACGGGCGTTGACAAATTAGAGTTACCTCAGTTCTCCATTGTAGACATCCGCTTGGTGTCCAGGGAGGTCAGGTTTACTACAG GTTCATATCCAAGGCTTTCGCTGAGTTTCAGGATTAAGAGGAACATTGGATATTTCATCCTGCAGACATATATGCCCTCCATCTTGATCACCATCCTCTCCTGGGTCTCCTTCTGGATCAATTATGATGCCTCTGCAGCTCGGGTGGCCCTGG GTGTGACAACGGTGCTTACCATGACAACAATTAACACCCACCTTAGGGAGACTCTCCCAAAGATTCCGTATGTGAAAGCCATCGACGTCTACCTCATgggctgttttgtgtttgtgttcctggCCCTGCTTGAATATGCCTTTGTAAATTACGTGTTCTTTGGCCGGGGCCCTGCGCAACAGAAGAAAATCAATGAGAGGCTGAACAAAACCAACAACGAGCGCACAAGATACGAAGAGAAGCGCCTGAGGGAACAGGTTTGCAACTTC GTGGATGCTTACGGAAACATCCTCCTCACCACACTGGAGATGAACAACGAAGTGATGCCTTCTGACGTGGGGAGCAGCGTCAGTGACTCTCGGAATTCGGTCATGTCCTTCGACAGCTCCGGGGTCCAATTCAGGAAGCCCATGGCGCCCCGAGATGGCTTTAGCCACCACTCACTGGATCGGAGCGCCATGCGGAGCCGGGCCAACTGTCGGCTACGACGACGCTCCTCCAAGCTCAAGTTGAAAATCCCAAACCTGTCAGATGTTAGCACCATTGACAAGTGGTCCCGGGTCATTTTTCCCATCACCTTTGGATTTTTCAACCTAATCTACTGGTTGTACTATGTGAATTGA
- the gabrb4 gene encoding gamma-aminobutyric acid receptor subunit beta-4 isoform X2: MSVAKTTVDKLLKGYDIRLRPDFGGPPVIVGMSINIASIDSISEVNMDYTITMYFQQSWRDKRLAYGELNLNLTLDNRVADQLWLPDTYFLNDKKSFLHGVTVKNRMIRLHPDGTVLYGLRITTTAACMMDLRRYPLDEQNCTLEIESYGYTTDDIVFFWQGGDNAVTGVDKLELPQFSIVDIRLVSREVRFTTGSYPRLSLSFRIKRNIGYFILQTYMPSILITILSWVSFWINYDASAARVALGVTTVLTMTTINTHLRETLPKIPYVKAIDVYLMGCFVFVFLALLEYAFVNYVFFGRGPAQQKKINERLNKTNNERTRYEENLGDGRGVNISFITGGIWDYCSTFHPSLTLSVFPLSSQVDAYGNILLTTLEMNNEVMPSDVGSSVSDSRNSVMSFDSSGVQFRKPMAPRDGFSHHSLDRSAMRSRANCRLRRRSSKLKLKIPNLSDVSTIDKWSRVIFPITFGFFNLIYWLYYVN, encoded by the exons GTCCTCCAGTCATCGTAGGAATGAGCATCAACATAGCGAGCATCGACTCCATCTCAGAAGTAAACATG GACTACACCATCACAATGTATTTCCAGCAGAGCTGGCGAGATAAGCGTTTGGCCTATGGTGAGCTGAACCTAAACCTGACTCTGGATAACCGTGTAGCAGACCAGCTTTGGCTCCCTGACACCTACTTCCTTAATGACAAGAAGTCCTTTCTTCACGGCGTGACAGTAAAAAACCGTATGATCCGACTGCACCCTGATGGCACTGTCTTATACGGGCTGAG AATAACCACCACTGCAGCTTGCATGATGGACTTGAGGAGGTACCCCCTTGATGAACAGAACTGCACCCTGGAAATTGAAAGCT ACGGATATACCACAGATGACATCGTATTCTTCTGGCAAGGAGGAGACAATGCTGTGACGGGCGTTGACAAATTAGAGTTACCTCAGTTCTCCATTGTAGACATCCGCTTGGTGTCCAGGGAGGTCAGGTTTACTACAG GTTCATATCCAAGGCTTTCGCTGAGTTTCAGGATTAAGAGGAACATTGGATATTTCATCCTGCAGACATATATGCCCTCCATCTTGATCACCATCCTCTCCTGGGTCTCCTTCTGGATCAATTATGATGCCTCTGCAGCTCGGGTGGCCCTGG GTGTGACAACGGTGCTTACCATGACAACAATTAACACCCACCTTAGGGAGACTCTCCCAAAGATTCCGTATGTGAAAGCCATCGACGTCTACCTCATgggctgttttgtgtttgtgttcctggCCCTGCTTGAATATGCCTTTGTAAATTACGTGTTCTTTGGCCGGGGCCCTGCGCAACAGAAGAAAATCAATGAGAGGCTGAACAAAACCAACAACGAGCGCACAAGATACGAAGAGAA CTTGggggatgggaggggggttAATATAAGTTTTATAACTGGGGGAATCTGGGACTACTGCTCGACATTTCACCCCTCACTGACTCTCAgtgtctttcctctctcctcgcAGGTGGATGCTTACGGAAACATCCTCCTCACCACACTGGAGATGAACAACGAAGTGATGCCTTCTGACGTGGGGAGCAGCGTCAGTGACTCTCGGAATTCGGTCATGTCCTTCGACAGCTCCGGGGTCCAATTCAGGAAGCCCATGGCGCCCCGAGATGGCTTTAGCCACCACTCACTGGATCGGAGCGCCATGCGGAGCCGGGCCAACTGTCGGCTACGACGACGCTCCTCCAAGCTCAAGTTGAAAATCCCAAACCTGTCAGATGTTAGCACCATTGACAAGTGGTCCCGGGTCATTTTTCCCATCACCTTTGGATTTTTCAACCTAATCTACTGGTTGTACTATGTGAATTGA
- the gabrb4 gene encoding gamma-aminobutyric acid receptor subunit beta-4 isoform X6, translating into MSVAKTTVDKLLKGYDIRLRPDFGGPPVIVGMSINIASIDSISEVNMDYTITMYFQQSWRDKRLAYGELNLNLTLDNRVADQLWLPDTYFLNDKKSFLHGVTVKNRMIRLHPDGTVLYGLRITTTAACMMDLRRYPLDEQNCTLEIESYGYTTDDIVFFWQGGDNAVTGVDKLELPQFSIVDIRLVSREVRFTTGSYPRLSLSFRIKRNIGYFILQTYMPSILITILSWVSFWINYDASAARVALGVTTVLTMTTINTHLRETLPKIPYVKAIDVYLMGCFVFVFLALLEYAFVNYVFFGRGPAQQKKINERLNKTNNERTRYEEKRLREQVDAYGNILLTTLEMNNEVMPSDVGSSVSDSRNSVMSFDSSGVQFRKPMAPRDGFSHHSLDRSAMRSRANCRLRRRSSKLKLKIPNLSDVSTIDKWSRVIFPITFGFFNLIYWLYYVN; encoded by the exons GTCCTCCAGTCATCGTAGGAATGAGCATCAACATAGCGAGCATCGACTCCATCTCAGAAGTAAACATG GACTACACCATCACAATGTATTTCCAGCAGAGCTGGCGAGATAAGCGTTTGGCCTATGGTGAGCTGAACCTAAACCTGACTCTGGATAACCGTGTAGCAGACCAGCTTTGGCTCCCTGACACCTACTTCCTTAATGACAAGAAGTCCTTTCTTCACGGCGTGACAGTAAAAAACCGTATGATCCGACTGCACCCTGATGGCACTGTCTTATACGGGCTGAG AATAACCACCACTGCAGCTTGCATGATGGACTTGAGGAGGTACCCCCTTGATGAACAGAACTGCACCCTGGAAATTGAAAGCT ACGGATATACCACAGATGACATCGTATTCTTCTGGCAAGGAGGAGACAATGCTGTGACGGGCGTTGACAAATTAGAGTTACCTCAGTTCTCCATTGTAGACATCCGCTTGGTGTCCAGGGAGGTCAGGTTTACTACAG GTTCATATCCAAGGCTTTCGCTGAGTTTCAGGATTAAGAGGAACATTGGATATTTCATCCTGCAGACATATATGCCCTCCATCTTGATCACCATCCTCTCCTGGGTCTCCTTCTGGATCAATTATGATGCCTCTGCAGCTCGGGTGGCCCTGG GTGTGACAACGGTGCTTACCATGACAACAATTAACACCCACCTTAGGGAGACTCTCCCAAAGATTCCGTATGTGAAAGCCATCGACGTCTACCTCATgggctgttttgtgtttgtgttcctggCCCTGCTTGAATATGCCTTTGTAAATTACGTGTTCTTTGGCCGGGGCCCTGCGCAACAGAAGAAAATCAATGAGAGGCTGAACAAAACCAACAACGAGCGCACAAGATACGAAGAGAAGCGCCTGAGGGAACAG GTGGATGCTTACGGAAACATCCTCCTCACCACACTGGAGATGAACAACGAAGTGATGCCTTCTGACGTGGGGAGCAGCGTCAGTGACTCTCGGAATTCGGTCATGTCCTTCGACAGCTCCGGGGTCCAATTCAGGAAGCCCATGGCGCCCCGAGATGGCTTTAGCCACCACTCACTGGATCGGAGCGCCATGCGGAGCCGGGCCAACTGTCGGCTACGACGACGCTCCTCCAAGCTCAAGTTGAAAATCCCAAACCTGTCAGATGTTAGCACCATTGACAAGTGGTCCCGGGTCATTTTTCCCATCACCTTTGGATTTTTCAACCTAATCTACTGGTTGTACTATGTGAATTGA
- the gabrb4 gene encoding gamma-aminobutyric acid receptor subunit beta-4 isoform X5, which translates to MSVAKTTVDKLLKGYDIRLRPDFGGPPVIVGMSINIASIDSISEVNMDYTITMYFQQSWRDKRLAYGELNLNLTLDNRVADQLWLPDTYFLNDKKSFLHGVTVKNRMIRLHPDGTVLYGLRITTTAACMMDLRRYPLDEQNCTLEIESYGYTTDDIVFFWQGGDNAVTGVDKLELPQFSIVDIRLVSREVRFTTGSYPRLSLSFRIKRNIGYFILQTYMPSILITILSWVSFWINYDASAARVALGVTTVLTMTTINTHLRETLPKIPYVKAIDVYLMGCFVFVFLALLEYAFVNYVFFGRGPAQQKKINERLNKTNNERTRYEEKRLREQVCNFVCCLSFTLLLGVNISFITGGIWDYCSTFHPSLTLSVFPLSSQVDAYGNILLTTLEMNNEVMPSDVGSSVSDSRNSVMSFDSSGVQFRKPMAPRDGFSHHSLDRSAMRSRANCRLRRRSSKLKLKIPNLSDVSTIDKWSRVIFPITFGFFNLIYWLYYVN; encoded by the exons GTCCTCCAGTCATCGTAGGAATGAGCATCAACATAGCGAGCATCGACTCCATCTCAGAAGTAAACATG GACTACACCATCACAATGTATTTCCAGCAGAGCTGGCGAGATAAGCGTTTGGCCTATGGTGAGCTGAACCTAAACCTGACTCTGGATAACCGTGTAGCAGACCAGCTTTGGCTCCCTGACACCTACTTCCTTAATGACAAGAAGTCCTTTCTTCACGGCGTGACAGTAAAAAACCGTATGATCCGACTGCACCCTGATGGCACTGTCTTATACGGGCTGAG AATAACCACCACTGCAGCTTGCATGATGGACTTGAGGAGGTACCCCCTTGATGAACAGAACTGCACCCTGGAAATTGAAAGCT ACGGATATACCACAGATGACATCGTATTCTTCTGGCAAGGAGGAGACAATGCTGTGACGGGCGTTGACAAATTAGAGTTACCTCAGTTCTCCATTGTAGACATCCGCTTGGTGTCCAGGGAGGTCAGGTTTACTACAG GTTCATATCCAAGGCTTTCGCTGAGTTTCAGGATTAAGAGGAACATTGGATATTTCATCCTGCAGACATATATGCCCTCCATCTTGATCACCATCCTCTCCTGGGTCTCCTTCTGGATCAATTATGATGCCTCTGCAGCTCGGGTGGCCCTGG GTGTGACAACGGTGCTTACCATGACAACAATTAACACCCACCTTAGGGAGACTCTCCCAAAGATTCCGTATGTGAAAGCCATCGACGTCTACCTCATgggctgttttgtgtttgtgttcctggCCCTGCTTGAATATGCCTTTGTAAATTACGTGTTCTTTGGCCGGGGCCCTGCGCAACAGAAGAAAATCAATGAGAGGCTGAACAAAACCAACAACGAGCGCACAAGATACGAAGAGAAGCGCCTGAGGGAACAGGTTTGCAACTTCGTCTGCTGCCTGTCTTTCACCCTActtct gggggttAATATAAGTTTTATAACTGGGGGAATCTGGGACTACTGCTCGACATTTCACCCCTCACTGACTCTCAgtgtctttcctctctcctcgcAGGTGGATGCTTACGGAAACATCCTCCTCACCACACTGGAGATGAACAACGAAGTGATGCCTTCTGACGTGGGGAGCAGCGTCAGTGACTCTCGGAATTCGGTCATGTCCTTCGACAGCTCCGGGGTCCAATTCAGGAAGCCCATGGCGCCCCGAGATGGCTTTAGCCACCACTCACTGGATCGGAGCGCCATGCGGAGCCGGGCCAACTGTCGGCTACGACGACGCTCCTCCAAGCTCAAGTTGAAAATCCCAAACCTGTCAGATGTTAGCACCATTGACAAGTGGTCCCGGGTCATTTTTCCCATCACCTTTGGATTTTTCAACCTAATCTACTGGTTGTACTATGTGAATTGA
- the gabrb4 gene encoding gamma-aminobutyric acid receptor subunit beta-4 isoform X3, translating to MSVAKTTVDKLLKGYDIRLRPDFGGPPVIVGMSINIASIDSISEVNMDYTITMYFQQSWRDKRLAYGELNLNLTLDNRVADQLWLPDTYFLNDKKSFLHGVTVKNRMIRLHPDGTVLYGLRITTTAACMMDLRRYPLDEQNCTLEIESYGYTTDDIVFFWQGGDNAVTGVDKLELPQFSIVDIRLVSREVRFTTGSYPRLSLSFRIKRNIGYFILQTYMPSILITILSWVSFWINYDASAARVALGVTTVLTMTTINTHLRETLPKIPYVKAIDVYLMGCFVFVFLALLEYAFVNYVFFGRGPAQQKKINERLNKTNNERTRYEEKRLREQVCNFVCCLVFPLSSQVDAYGNILLTTLEMNNEVMPSDVGSSVSDSRNSVMSFDSSGVQFRKPMAPRDGFSHHSLDRSAMRSRANCRLRRRSSKLKLKIPNLSDVSTIDKWSRVIFPITFGFFNLIYWLYYVN from the exons GTCCTCCAGTCATCGTAGGAATGAGCATCAACATAGCGAGCATCGACTCCATCTCAGAAGTAAACATG GACTACACCATCACAATGTATTTCCAGCAGAGCTGGCGAGATAAGCGTTTGGCCTATGGTGAGCTGAACCTAAACCTGACTCTGGATAACCGTGTAGCAGACCAGCTTTGGCTCCCTGACACCTACTTCCTTAATGACAAGAAGTCCTTTCTTCACGGCGTGACAGTAAAAAACCGTATGATCCGACTGCACCCTGATGGCACTGTCTTATACGGGCTGAG AATAACCACCACTGCAGCTTGCATGATGGACTTGAGGAGGTACCCCCTTGATGAACAGAACTGCACCCTGGAAATTGAAAGCT ACGGATATACCACAGATGACATCGTATTCTTCTGGCAAGGAGGAGACAATGCTGTGACGGGCGTTGACAAATTAGAGTTACCTCAGTTCTCCATTGTAGACATCCGCTTGGTGTCCAGGGAGGTCAGGTTTACTACAG GTTCATATCCAAGGCTTTCGCTGAGTTTCAGGATTAAGAGGAACATTGGATATTTCATCCTGCAGACATATATGCCCTCCATCTTGATCACCATCCTCTCCTGGGTCTCCTTCTGGATCAATTATGATGCCTCTGCAGCTCGGGTGGCCCTGG GTGTGACAACGGTGCTTACCATGACAACAATTAACACCCACCTTAGGGAGACTCTCCCAAAGATTCCGTATGTGAAAGCCATCGACGTCTACCTCATgggctgttttgtgtttgtgttcctggCCCTGCTTGAATATGCCTTTGTAAATTACGTGTTCTTTGGCCGGGGCCCTGCGCAACAGAAGAAAATCAATGAGAGGCTGAACAAAACCAACAACGAGCGCACAAGATACGAAGAGAAGCGCCTGAGGGAACAGGTTTGCAACTTCGTCTGCTGCCT tgtctttcctctctcctcgcAGGTGGATGCTTACGGAAACATCCTCCTCACCACACTGGAGATGAACAACGAAGTGATGCCTTCTGACGTGGGGAGCAGCGTCAGTGACTCTCGGAATTCGGTCATGTCCTTCGACAGCTCCGGGGTCCAATTCAGGAAGCCCATGGCGCCCCGAGATGGCTTTAGCCACCACTCACTGGATCGGAGCGCCATGCGGAGCCGGGCCAACTGTCGGCTACGACGACGCTCCTCCAAGCTCAAGTTGAAAATCCCAAACCTGTCAGATGTTAGCACCATTGACAAGTGGTCCCGGGTCATTTTTCCCATCACCTTTGGATTTTTCAACCTAATCTACTGGTTGTACTATGTGAATTGA